One genomic segment of Pandoraea thiooxydans includes these proteins:
- the folC gene encoding bifunctional tetrahydrofolate synthase/dihydrofolate synthase, producing the protein MPTFPTLSPWLEYLETAHPVGIDMGLARIGKVKQALGLTFACPVFTVGGTNGKGSTCALLEAMLLAAGYKVGCHTSPHLLAFNERARINGEIASDEQLLPHFEAVESARCSFPEPVSLTYFEFTTLAIMHLFAASGLDAVILEVGLGGRLDAVNIIDTDCAVVTSIDIDHASYLGDTREKIGFEKAGIFRTGRPAICSDPVPPQSLIDHAQEIDADLWLFGRDFNYQGDKQQWSYGGRSLRRAALAYPALRGANQLLNAAAALAALEAMRERLPVSAQDMRRGLAAAELPGRFQVLPGQPAVVLDVAHNPHAAAVLGQNLDSMGYFPYTHVVFGAMQDKDIGGILKHLVDKVDHWYLSALPTARAAAPEVLEQKLLAAGFRTDADHSVQRFASPEQAYLEARKVARDNDRIVVFGSFYTVAGVIAQRKLERH; encoded by the coding sequence ATGCCGACTTTTCCAACGCTTTCTCCGTGGCTCGAATACCTGGAAACCGCCCATCCCGTGGGTATCGACATGGGCCTTGCGCGTATCGGCAAGGTCAAGCAGGCCCTGGGGCTGACCTTTGCCTGCCCGGTGTTTACCGTGGGCGGCACCAACGGCAAGGGTTCGACCTGCGCGCTGCTCGAAGCGATGCTGCTGGCCGCCGGTTACAAGGTCGGCTGCCATACGTCGCCGCACCTGCTGGCATTCAACGAGCGGGCACGAATCAACGGCGAGATTGCCAGCGATGAGCAACTGCTGCCGCATTTCGAAGCGGTCGAATCAGCTAGATGCAGTTTCCCCGAGCCGGTATCGCTGACCTATTTCGAATTCACCACGCTGGCGATCATGCATCTGTTCGCCGCCAGCGGCCTGGACGCCGTGATCCTGGAGGTCGGCCTGGGCGGGCGACTCGATGCGGTCAATATCATCGATACGGACTGCGCCGTCGTCACCAGTATCGATATCGATCACGCCAGCTATCTGGGCGATACCCGAGAAAAAATCGGCTTCGAGAAGGCGGGTATCTTCCGAACCGGCCGGCCGGCGATCTGCAGCGACCCGGTGCCGCCGCAATCGTTGATCGATCACGCACAGGAGATCGACGCCGATCTCTGGCTGTTTGGCCGCGATTTCAATTACCAGGGTGACAAGCAGCAATGGAGTTATGGCGGGCGCAGCCTGCGTCGGGCGGCGCTTGCCTATCCGGCTCTGCGCGGCGCCAATCAGCTGCTGAACGCGGCCGCGGCGCTGGCGGCCCTGGAGGCCATGCGGGAGCGCCTGCCGGTCAGCGCACAGGACATGCGGCGCGGCCTGGCCGCCGCCGAACTGCCGGGGCGCTTCCAGGTGCTGCCTGGCCAGCCGGCTGTCGTGCTTGACGTTGCCCACAACCCGCACGCCGCCGCCGTGCTGGGGCAGAATCTCGACAGCATGGGTTACTTCCCATACACGCACGTGGTGTTCGGCGCCATGCAGGACAAGGATATCGGCGGCATCCTCAAACATCTGGTGGACAAGGTCGATCACTGGTACCTGAGCGCACTGCCAACGGCGCGCGCGGCCGCGCCGGAGGTGTTGGAGCAGAAACTTCTGGCGGCCGGTTTCCGAACAGACGCCGATCATTCGGTGCAGCGCTTCGCTTCGCCCGAGCAGGCATATCTCGAGGCACGAAAAGTGGCTCGCGACAATGATAGAATCGTGGTTTTCGGATCGTTCTATACCGTTGCCGGCGTAATTGCCCAGCGCAAGTTGGAGCGCCATTGA
- the accD gene encoding acetyl-CoA carboxylase, carboxyltransferase subunit beta: MSWLDKLLPPKIKQTDPAQRNKSIPEGLWVKCPSCEAVLYRNDVEANLHVCPKCDHHMRINARERLDGLLDPEGRYEIGQEIVPVDALKFKDSRKYPERIKEAMEDTGETDAMVVMGGAIHTLPVVVACFEFGFMGGSMGSVVGERFARGAQNAIEQGVPFICITASGGARMQESLLSLMQMAKTTAMLTKLSEAKLPFISVLTDPTMGGVSASFAFLGDVVIAEPRALVGFAGPRVIEQTVRETLPEGFQRAEFLLQKGAIDMIVDRRKLREEIARLIALMERQPADAVA, from the coding sequence ATGAGTTGGCTCGATAAACTGTTGCCGCCCAAGATCAAGCAGACCGATCCGGCCCAACGCAACAAAAGCATTCCCGAGGGATTGTGGGTCAAGTGCCCGTCGTGTGAAGCCGTTTTGTATCGCAATGACGTCGAGGCAAACCTGCACGTTTGCCCCAAATGCGACCATCATATGCGCATCAACGCGCGCGAGCGCCTGGACGGCCTTCTCGATCCGGAAGGCCGCTACGAGATCGGCCAGGAAATCGTGCCGGTCGACGCGCTCAAGTTCAAGGACAGCCGCAAGTATCCGGAGCGCATCAAGGAGGCCATGGAAGACACCGGCGAGACCGATGCCATGGTGGTCATGGGTGGCGCGATCCATACGCTGCCGGTGGTCGTTGCCTGCTTCGAGTTCGGTTTCATGGGCGGCTCGATGGGGTCGGTGGTCGGCGAGCGCTTTGCGCGCGGCGCGCAAAATGCCATCGAACAGGGTGTGCCGTTCATCTGCATTACCGCCTCCGGTGGTGCGCGCATGCAGGAAAGTCTGCTTTCCCTGATGCAGATGGCCAAGACCACCGCCATGCTGACCAAGCTGTCGGAAGCGAAATTGCCTTTCATTTCCGTGCTCACCGATCCGACCATGGGCGGCGTGTCGGCCAGCTTCGCCTTTTTGGGCGACGTCGTGATTGCCGAACCCAGGGCGCTGGTCGGATTCGCGGGGCCCCGCGTGATCGAGCAGACCGTGCGCGAGACGCTGCCGGAAGGATTCCAGCGCGCCGAGTTCCTGCTGCAGAAAGGGGCGATCGACATGATCGTCGATCGTCGCAAGTTGCGGGAGGAAATCGCCCGGCTGATCGCCCTGATGGAGCGCCAGCCGGCCGACGCGGTGGCCTGA
- the trpA gene encoding tryptophan synthase subunit alpha, whose product MSRIQATFQALQAQGKKGLIPFMMTGDPEPAWTVDLMHVLADNGADVIELGVPFSDPMADGPVIQRAAERALVKGVSLAQVLDNVAAFRRKNTHTPVVLMGYANPIERMGLAAFAQRAQMAGVDGVLVVDYPPEESDAFAAQMRAHNLDPIFLLAPTSTDERIAAVAKQASGYVYYVSLTGVTGAAHLDPDSVAGKIPQIKRHVSVPVGVGFGIRDAQTAAVIGQVADAVVIGSRIIQLLEDATRDQDDQSAAKAVKSLAEFIAGIRVALDEMPATRK is encoded by the coding sequence ATGTCCCGCATACAAGCGACTTTTCAGGCACTGCAAGCGCAGGGTAAGAAGGGCCTAATTCCCTTTATGATGACTGGCGATCCCGAGCCGGCGTGGACCGTCGACCTCATGCATGTGTTGGCCGACAACGGTGCCGACGTGATCGAGCTCGGCGTGCCTTTTTCCGACCCGATGGCTGACGGGCCGGTGATTCAGCGCGCGGCCGAGCGCGCCCTGGTCAAGGGCGTCAGCTTGGCGCAAGTACTCGACAATGTGGCGGCGTTTCGACGCAAAAATACACACACACCGGTCGTGCTGATGGGATACGCCAATCCGATCGAGCGCATGGGGCTCGCAGCGTTCGCGCAACGCGCCCAGATGGCCGGCGTTGACGGCGTGCTGGTGGTTGACTATCCGCCCGAGGAAAGCGACGCGTTTGCCGCGCAGATGCGCGCGCACAACCTCGATCCGATTTTCCTGCTGGCGCCGACCTCGACCGACGAGCGGATCGCGGCGGTCGCCAAGCAGGCCAGCGGTTATGTCTACTACGTGTCGCTTACCGGGGTGACCGGCGCCGCGCACCTGGATCCCGACAGCGTTGCCGGCAAGATCCCCCAAATCAAGCGGCACGTCAGCGTGCCGGTCGGTGTCGGCTTCGGTATCCGCGACGCCCAGACGGCCGCCGTGATCGGGCAGGTGGCCGACGCCGTAGTGATCGGTAGCCGGATCATTCAGTTGCTGGAAGACGCCACGCGCGATCAGGACGACCAAAGTGCCGCGAAAGCGGTAAAATCGCTGGCTGAATTCATTGCCGGAATTCGCGTTGCACTGGATGAAATGCCTGCAACCCGTAAATAA
- a CDS encoding DNA-methyltransferase has translation MTRSTDDPISEPAPSATPPLIGTSVSIRHADFLASAAEMADGSVDLILADPPYGLGKDYGNDSDMRSGDDFLAWTYGWLDLAIPKLKASGSLYIFCTWQYAPELFVFLKRRMLMINEIIWDRRVPSMGGTTRRFSSVHDNIGFFAVSKDYYFNLDAVRIPYDPVTKKARSRRIFEGSKWLELGYNPKDLWSVSRLHRQDLERVDHPTQKPLDIIERMVLATCPPDGLVLDPFMGSGTTAVACARHGRRFIGYEINPQYCALAHQRIHQLENHVPHTSDFSGTASAG, from the coding sequence ATGACGCGCTCCACGGATGATCCTATCAGCGAGCCGGCGCCGTCGGCCACCCCACCGCTCATCGGCACGTCGGTATCGATACGTCACGCCGATTTTCTAGCCAGTGCGGCTGAGATGGCCGATGGTTCGGTCGACCTGATCCTGGCCGATCCGCCCTACGGTCTCGGCAAGGATTACGGCAACGATTCGGACATGCGTTCGGGCGACGATTTTCTCGCCTGGACGTATGGCTGGCTCGACCTCGCGATTCCCAAGCTCAAGGCGTCCGGGTCCCTTTACATTTTCTGCACCTGGCAGTACGCGCCCGAACTGTTCGTATTTCTCAAACGGCGCATGCTGATGATCAACGAAATCATCTGGGACCGACGCGTTCCAAGCATGGGCGGCACCACACGCCGCTTCAGTTCGGTGCACGACAACATCGGCTTTTTTGCGGTCTCGAAGGACTATTACTTCAATCTCGACGCGGTGCGTATTCCCTACGACCCGGTCACCAAGAAAGCGCGTAGCCGACGCATCTTCGAGGGCAGCAAATGGCTCGAGCTCGGCTACAACCCGAAAGACTTGTGGTCGGTTTCTCGCTTGCACCGGCAGGATCTGGAGCGAGTGGACCATCCGACCCAAAAACCACTCGATATCATCGAGCGCATGGTGCTGGCCACCTGCCCCCCGGATGGGCTGGTGCTGGATCCCTTCATGGGCAGCGGCACCACCGCCGTTGCGTGCGCTCGTCACGGGCGCCGCTTTATCGGCTACGAAATCAACCCGCAATACTGCGCGCTCGCCCATCAACGCATTCACCAATTGGAAAACCATGTCCCGCATACAAGCGACTTTTCAGGCACTGCAAGCGCAGGGTAA
- the trpB gene encoding tryptophan synthase subunit beta gives MYDFPDARGHFGPYGGVFVSETLIYALDELRAAYEKCQQDPAFQEEFHYELKHYVGRPSPVYHAKRWSQELGGAQIYLKREDLNHTGAHKINNVIGQAILARRMGKPRVIAETGAGQHGVATATIAARFGMECVVYMGSEDVKRQAANVYRMQLLGARVVPVESGSKTLKDALNEAMRDWVTNVDNTFYIIGTVAGPHPYPMLVRDFQSVIGQECKLQMPELTGRQPDYVLACVGGGSNAMGIFHPYLDHAGVKLIGVEAAGEGIATGHHAAALVGGTPGVLHGNRTYLLQDANGQILETHSISAGLDYPGVGPEHAWLKDSHRAEYVAVTDAEALQAFHDCCRIEGIIPALESSHALAYACKLAPTLPKDKLVLVNLSGRGDKDMHTVMAVAGKDAP, from the coding sequence ATGTACGATTTCCCCGATGCTCGAGGCCATTTTGGGCCATATGGCGGCGTATTCGTCTCCGAAACTTTGATTTACGCGCTCGACGAATTGCGCGCCGCCTACGAAAAATGCCAGCAGGATCCGGCATTCCAGGAAGAATTCCATTACGAACTGAAGCATTACGTCGGCCGCCCGTCGCCGGTCTACCATGCCAAGCGCTGGAGTCAGGAGCTCGGCGGTGCGCAGATTTACCTCAAGCGCGAAGATCTCAACCACACGGGCGCGCACAAGATCAACAACGTGATTGGTCAGGCGATACTCGCGCGCCGCATGGGCAAGCCGCGCGTTATCGCCGAGACCGGCGCCGGGCAGCATGGCGTGGCCACAGCCACCATCGCCGCGCGCTTCGGTATGGAATGCGTCGTCTACATGGGCTCCGAAGACGTCAAGCGCCAGGCCGCCAACGTATATCGCATGCAATTGCTGGGCGCGCGCGTGGTGCCGGTCGAATCCGGCTCGAAAACCCTCAAGGACGCGCTCAACGAAGCGATGCGCGACTGGGTGACGAATGTCGACAATACGTTCTACATCATCGGCACGGTGGCCGGGCCCCATCCGTATCCGATGCTGGTGCGCGATTTCCAAAGCGTCATCGGGCAGGAGTGCAAGCTGCAAATGCCCGAGCTGACAGGGCGCCAACCTGATTACGTGCTCGCCTGCGTTGGCGGCGGCTCCAATGCGATGGGGATTTTCCACCCCTATCTGGACCATGCCGGCGTCAAGCTGATCGGCGTGGAAGCTGCGGGTGAGGGCATTGCCACCGGCCACCATGCGGCGGCGCTGGTGGGGGGCACGCCTGGTGTGCTGCACGGCAATCGCACCTATTTGCTGCAAGACGCCAACGGCCAGATTCTGGAAACGCACTCGATCTCGGCCGGGCTGGATTATCCCGGTGTCGGTCCCGAGCATGCCTGGCTCAAAGACAGCCATCGCGCCGAATACGTCGCGGTCACCGACGCCGAGGCGCTGCAGGCGTTTCACGATTGCTGCCGCATCGAGGGCATCATCCCGGCGCTGGAATCGAGTCACGCGCTGGCCTATGCCTGCAAGCTGGCACCGACGCTGCCCAAGGACAAGCTGGTGCTGGTCAATCTGTCAGGGCGCGGCGATAAGGACATGCATACGGTGATGGCCGTCGCGGGCAAGGACGCGCCATAG
- a CDS encoding phosphoribosylanthranilate isomerase yields MTTRTRIKICGLSQPADIDHAVALGVDAIGLVFYAPSPRYVTIEQAAALASRVPPFVTVVGLFVNATPDEIRRTVARVPLGLLQFHGDESAEQCMAGAQAAGGRPWLRALRVGPDTKSAADLLQSADGYAAAQGILLDALVEGYGGGGKVFDWSLIPKELAHRAVLSGGLNAHNVADAIERVRPYAVDVSSGVESARGVKDHARMAAFVREVRAADAR; encoded by the coding sequence ATGACTACACGCACTCGCATCAAAATTTGCGGTCTTTCCCAGCCGGCCGATATCGACCACGCCGTCGCGCTGGGCGTCGACGCAATCGGCCTGGTTTTTTACGCGCCGAGCCCGCGTTACGTGACGATCGAACAGGCGGCCGCGCTGGCGAGCCGGGTGCCGCCGTTTGTCACAGTGGTTGGGCTGTTCGTCAACGCCACGCCGGATGAAATCCGCCGCACCGTCGCACGCGTGCCGTTGGGCCTGTTGCAGTTCCATGGCGACGAGTCGGCCGAGCAATGCATGGCGGGAGCCCAGGCCGCGGGTGGGCGTCCATGGCTGCGCGCACTGCGGGTTGGCCCCGACACGAAAAGTGCCGCGGATTTGCTACAATCTGCCGATGGTTACGCCGCCGCGCAGGGCATTTTGCTCGACGCCCTGGTCGAAGGGTACGGCGGCGGAGGGAAGGTCTTCGATTGGTCACTTATTCCAAAAGAACTCGCGCATCGGGCCGTTTTAAGTGGTGGCTTGAACGCGCACAATGTCGCTGACGCCATTGAGCGTGTGCGACCCTACGCCGTGGATGTCTCCAGCGGCGTGGAGTCCGCGCGTGGCGTGAAAGATCACGCCCGTATGGCGGCGTTCGTGCGCGAGGTTCGCGCTGCGGACGCCCGATAA
- the truA gene encoding tRNA pseudouridine(38-40) synthase TruA produces the protein MRIALGIQYDGFAFSGWQAQPHGNTVQDALERALAAFAGMPVQTHVAGRTDAGVHALGQVVHFDTPLDRTDYAWVRGVNAFLPKAVAIQWATPVSGEFHARFAAFERTYFYMLYAHPVRAPLLEGKCGWLHTPLDVAAMRAAVQCLIGEHDFSAFRSSECQAKTPVKHMYAIDIGQQGHFYGFRFRANAFLHHMVRNLMGCLVSIGKGRQPPGWMAEVLASRDRRRAAPTFMPDGLYLAQVGYPDQFRLPPPNWAAWPYPMPWPT, from the coding sequence ATGCGAATAGCGCTTGGAATACAGTACGACGGTTTCGCCTTTTCCGGCTGGCAAGCCCAGCCGCACGGCAACACCGTACAGGACGCGCTGGAACGGGCCTTGGCGGCGTTTGCGGGTATGCCGGTGCAAACCCACGTTGCTGGCCGAACCGATGCAGGGGTGCACGCGCTCGGTCAGGTGGTTCACTTCGACACGCCGCTCGACAGGACGGATTACGCCTGGGTTCGCGGCGTCAATGCTTTTTTGCCGAAAGCGGTGGCAATTCAGTGGGCCACACCGGTGTCGGGGGAATTCCACGCACGCTTCGCAGCTTTCGAGCGCACCTATTTTTATATGCTCTATGCGCATCCGGTGCGCGCGCCATTGCTGGAGGGCAAGTGTGGATGGTTGCACACGCCGCTGGACGTCGCGGCGATGCGCGCGGCGGTTCAATGCCTGATCGGAGAGCATGACTTTTCCGCGTTTCGCTCGTCGGAATGCCAGGCCAAGACGCCCGTCAAACATATGTATGCGATCGATATCGGCCAGCAAGGGCATTTTTATGGATTCCGCTTCCGGGCCAATGCTTTCCTTCACCATATGGTTCGCAATTTGATGGGGTGCCTGGTCAGTATCGGCAAGGGGCGCCAGCCACCGGGCTGGATGGCGGAGGTCCTGGCGAGCCGCGACCGTCGTCGCGCGGCGCCGACGTTCATGCCGGACGGGCTGTATCTGGCCCAGGTCGGCTATCCTGACCAATTCCGACTGCCGCCGCCCAACTGGGCGGCGTGGCCTTATCCCATGCCGTGGCCAACATGA
- a CDS encoding FimV/HubP family polar landmark protein, which yields MNWCSGIEHKGAQVRNSKMVKQHNALRMTALAGLLWGAGLLNANAMTLGNQTVRSGAGQPLQADIQVTDVTPDEANGLSVSLAPQEVFNLTGVNYAPALADLRLGLTKVGPSHYVIHVSTRQPVASPFLDLVIVLDWRSGRQTSPYTLLINQSAEQTRRGSAAIVAPSAAPSETGATPRGTRPSGATAGQEGKRYVVERGDTLSELAAQFASEVPGVTSAQMMAALYNANRGAFIDGNSNLLKAGATLQLPSSGAVQAVSPQAASRFVAESRAQFQAYRARLAESATKQRPQAAGRSAGGTIEKQAPAAAPAASGDELTLSRPEQGLKAGNTAEDSIARDKAIAEAKGRVQALEKNVGELQKLLALKKQQAAQQATAQSGASASAVAAAGEAASSAAASEPTASQPTAAPAVASQAPAAVAGAHQKKGAPALSWDALKRNPYLWPGVALLVLLLAILWFMTRRRAQPETPVGQEGPYDAGDDGSHGATADATAGGDTDKTMNERIAQRMEKVSSEKDVALAAGALSAGAALERLVAETEKAPRPTPPTMPVNGVAQMVGDIDLSLPGHADELVRTEAHTDKPIVSPDEAPWGTVNFTMAPVGDVAATAPSPVAPDDSQVLHDESATPFAAPEHEEAPSLKPLSFDLSGFDLDLKGASEGDAAQSSPAHAPLADTIQTKLELANAYLAIGDKAGARELLEEVLRDGDAAAQAEARKRMAALG from the coding sequence TTGAACTGGTGCAGCGGAATAGAACACAAAGGGGCACAGGTGCGAAATAGCAAGATGGTCAAACAACACAATGCATTGCGCATGACGGCCCTGGCTGGACTCTTATGGGGCGCTGGCCTGCTGAACGCGAACGCGATGACGCTGGGCAATCAGACTGTTCGTTCCGGTGCCGGCCAGCCGTTGCAGGCCGATATCCAGGTCACCGACGTGACTCCGGACGAAGCGAATGGATTGAGTGTCAGCTTGGCGCCGCAGGAGGTTTTCAACCTTACCGGCGTGAATTATGCCCCTGCGCTCGCCGACCTGAGACTCGGTCTGACCAAAGTCGGACCGAGCCATTATGTTATCCACGTCAGTACCCGTCAGCCGGTCGCGAGCCCCTTTCTTGACCTCGTGATCGTGCTCGATTGGCGTTCTGGGCGGCAAACCAGCCCCTACACGCTGCTGATCAACCAGTCTGCCGAACAGACTCGCCGTGGCAGTGCGGCGATCGTCGCACCGTCGGCCGCGCCGTCCGAGACGGGGGCGACACCCCGGGGCACTCGCCCGTCGGGAGCAACCGCGGGGCAGGAGGGCAAGCGTTACGTCGTCGAGCGCGGCGATACGCTATCGGAACTGGCTGCCCAATTCGCCAGCGAGGTGCCGGGCGTGACATCGGCTCAAATGATGGCGGCGCTTTACAACGCCAACCGTGGCGCCTTCATCGACGGCAACTCGAACCTTCTCAAGGCCGGGGCCACATTGCAACTACCCTCAAGTGGCGCGGTGCAGGCAGTTTCGCCGCAGGCTGCAAGCCGCTTTGTGGCCGAGAGTCGAGCCCAGTTTCAGGCCTATCGCGCGCGTCTTGCCGAAAGTGCGACGAAGCAACGCCCCCAAGCTGCCGGCCGCAGTGCGGGCGGCACGATCGAAAAGCAGGCGCCCGCCGCAGCGCCTGCCGCGTCAGGCGACGAACTGACCTTGTCACGTCCCGAGCAAGGACTGAAGGCAGGCAATACGGCGGAAGATAGCATCGCCCGCGACAAGGCCATTGCCGAAGCGAAAGGGCGTGTTCAGGCGCTGGAGAAGAATGTCGGCGAGCTTCAAAAACTGTTGGCGCTGAAAAAGCAGCAGGCGGCGCAGCAGGCGACAGCGCAATCCGGCGCCTCCGCCTCCGCTGTCGCTGCTGCTGGTGAGGCTGCAAGTAGCGCCGCAGCCTCGGAGCCGACGGCATCGCAGCCGACAGCGGCGCCGGCAGTCGCCTCGCAGGCGCCGGCGGCGGTCGCCGGCGCGCATCAAAAGAAGGGCGCGCCCGCATTGTCATGGGACGCGCTCAAGCGCAATCCTTATTTGTGGCCCGGTGTGGCGCTGCTGGTGCTGCTGCTTGCCATCCTCTGGTTCATGACCCGTCGACGTGCTCAACCGGAGACGCCAGTCGGGCAGGAAGGGCCATATGACGCCGGCGACGACGGCAGTCACGGCGCGACGGCGGACGCAACCGCCGGTGGCGATACCGATAAAACGATGAACGAGCGAATAGCACAGCGCATGGAAAAAGTATCCAGCGAGAAAGATGTTGCGCTGGCGGCCGGGGCGCTTAGCGCCGGGGCTGCGCTGGAGCGGCTGGTGGCGGAAACGGAAAAGGCGCCGAGACCGACGCCGCCGACCATGCCGGTCAATGGCGTGGCTCAGATGGTCGGGGATATCGACCTGTCCCTGCCGGGCCATGCCGATGAACTGGTGCGGACCGAAGCGCATACCGACAAGCCGATCGTGAGTCCTGATGAAGCGCCCTGGGGAACGGTTAATTTTACAATGGCGCCTGTTGGCGACGTTGCTGCAACCGCGCCGTCGCCAGTTGCCCCCGACGACTCGCAAGTGTTACACGACGAATCGGCGACGCCTTTTGCGGCACCTGAGCACGAGGAGGCCCCATCACTCAAACCGTTGTCTTTCGATCTGTCGGGCTTCGATCTCGACTTGAAGGGAGCGAGCGAAGGTGATGCGGCGCAGTCGAGCCCGGCGCACGCGCCACTGGCCGACACGATTCAAACCAAGCTTGAGTTGGCCAATGCCTATCTGGCGATCGGCGACAAGGCCGGCGCGCGCGAGCTGCTCGAAGAGGTGCTCAGGGACGGCGACGCGGCCGCGCAGGCCGAGGCGCGCAAGCGGATGGCCGCGCTGGGATAA
- the asd gene encoding aspartate-semialdehyde dehydrogenase, producing the protein MKTVGLVGWRGMVGSVLMQRMQQENDFSLIEPVFFSTSNAGGKAPAQAKNEAVLKDANNVDELKKCDIIITCQGGDYTTDIFPKLRAAGWNGYWIDAASTLRMKNDAVIVLDPVNLDVIKKALGSGVKNYVGGNCTVSCMLMGLGGLFQHDLVEWMTSMTYQAASGGGAQHMRELLTQFGSLHGEVKSLLDDPASAILEIDRKVLAKQHALTEAETRQFGVPLGGNLIPWIDKDLGNGVSREEWKGGAETNKILGRGEGSDVAAIPVDGLCVRIGAMRCHSQALTIKLRKNVPLDELNDIIGQANDWVKVVPNTREASMTDLTPAAVTGTLEIPVGRLRKMAMGDQYLSAFTVGDQLLWGAAEPLRRTLRILLDA; encoded by the coding sequence ATGAAAACCGTAGGTCTGGTAGGTTGGCGTGGCATGGTCGGTTCGGTCCTGATGCAGCGGATGCAGCAGGAAAACGATTTTTCCTTGATCGAGCCGGTGTTCTTCAGCACCAGCAACGCAGGGGGCAAAGCGCCTGCGCAAGCGAAAAATGAAGCGGTGCTCAAAGACGCCAATAATGTCGACGAACTGAAAAAATGCGACATCATCATCACCTGCCAGGGGGGGGATTACACCACCGACATTTTCCCGAAACTGCGCGCTGCGGGCTGGAACGGATACTGGATCGACGCCGCATCGACATTGCGCATGAAAAATGATGCCGTGATCGTGCTCGACCCAGTCAATCTCGATGTCATCAAGAAGGCGCTCGGCAGCGGCGTAAAGAATTACGTTGGCGGCAACTGTACCGTCAGTTGCATGCTGATGGGTCTGGGCGGTTTGTTCCAGCACGATTTGGTCGAATGGATGACCTCGATGACCTATCAGGCCGCGTCCGGCGGCGGTGCGCAGCACATGCGGGAACTGCTGACCCAGTTTGGCAGCCTGCATGGCGAGGTGAAGTCGCTGCTGGATGACCCGGCCTCGGCGATTCTCGAGATCGACCGCAAGGTACTGGCCAAACAGCATGCATTGACCGAGGCTGAAACGCGGCAGTTTGGCGTGCCACTGGGCGGCAACCTGATTCCCTGGATCGACAAGGATCTTGGCAACGGCGTGTCACGCGAAGAGTGGAAGGGCGGTGCCGAGACCAACAAGATTCTTGGTCGCGGCGAAGGCTCCGACGTGGCAGCTATTCCAGTCGATGGGCTCTGCGTGCGCATCGGCGCGATGCGTTGCCACAGCCAGGCGCTTACCATCAAGTTGCGCAAGAATGTGCCGCTCGATGAACTCAACGACATCATCGGTCAGGCCAACGACTGGGTCAAGGTCGTGCCCAACACACGTGAGGCGAGCATGACCGACTTGACTCCTGCGGCGGTGACCGGCACCCTGGAGATTCCGGTGGGACGGTTGCGCAAGATGGCAATGGGCGACCAATATCTGTCAGCGTTCACCGTCGGCGATCAACTGTTGTGGGGAGCGGCCGAGCCGTTGCGCCGGACCTTGCGCATTCTGCTCGACGCTTGA